In a single window of the Papaver somniferum cultivar HN1 chromosome 8, ASM357369v1, whole genome shotgun sequence genome:
- the LOC113303256 gene encoding uncharacterized protein LOC113303256: MEELLPHQNPSTAMDSVVLDIESLIQSPDKNSGSPKMTRVLARKPSYRMERKCGAEEEEIDLPSKKLLTKVNSHLEPLITIKAAASTSPTKLTEMSDGRTTKRFNRFLNPRKILLMFATVSSMGTMILIYFTLAMNRGWSFEMGSLASVHSRKRKRRKNRREEKRIV; this comes from the exons ATGGAAGAACTTTTGCCCCACCag AATCCTTCGACAGCTATGGATAGTGTGGTTTTGGATATTGAGAGCTTGATTCAGTCTCCAGATAAAAATTCTGGAAGCCCAAAAATGACA AGGGTGCTAGCTCGAAAACCCTCTTATAGGATGGAAAGAAAGTGTGGTGCTGAGGAAGAAGAGATTGACCTGCCATCGAAGAAGCTCTTAACAAAAG TAAATTCGCATCTGGAACCATTAATCACAATTAAAGCTGCAGCTTCAACTTCCCCAACCAAACTTACAGAAATGAGCGATGGAAGGACTACTAAGCGATTCAATCGCTTCCTAAATCCAAGGAAGATTCTTCTCATGTTTGCAACTGT GTCTAGCATGGGCACAATGATACTCATATACTTCACACTTGCCATGAACAGAG GTTGGAGTTTTGAAATGGGGTCACTAGCATCTGTCCatagcagaaaaagaaaaagaagaaaaaacagaagagaagagaagagaattgttTAA
- the LOC113303255 gene encoding nascent polypeptide-associated complex subunit beta-like, translated as MNIEKLQKMAGAVRTGGKGSVRRKKKAVHKTTTTDDKRLQSTLKRIGVNAIPAIEEVNIFKDDVVIQFQNPKVQASIAANTWVVSGSPQTKKLQDLLPGIINQLGPDNLDNLRKLAEQFQKQMPGGAGAIPGTIPEEDDDDVPELVAGETFEAAADEEKPAS; from the exons ATGAATATAGAGAAGCTCCAGAAGATGGCTGGTGCCGTGCGCACTGGTGGAAAGGGAAGCGTTAGAAG AAAGAAGAAGGCTGTACACAAGACCACAACCACAGATGATAAAAGGCTTCAAAGCACTCTTAAAAGAATAGGTGTTAATGCCATTCCAGCCATTGAGGAGGTCAATATTTTCAAGGACGATGTAGTCATCCAGTTCCAAAACCCTAAAG TTCAAGCTTCAATTGCTGCCAACACATGGGTTGTTAGTGGTTCTCCTCAAACAAAGA AATTGCAAGATCTTTTACCTGGAATTATCAACCAATTGG GACCGGATAACTTGGACAACTTGAGGAAGCTTGCAGAACAATTCCAGAAGCAGATGCCTGGTGGCGCAGGTGCCATTCCTGGAACAATCCCTGAGGAGGATGACGATGATGTGCCAGAGCTTGTGGCTGGAGAGACATTCGAAGCTGCAGCCGACGAGGAAAAACCAGCTTCCTAG